A single window of Bacteroidales bacterium DNA harbors:
- a CDS encoding PAS domain S-box protein: MKLNTKMLISILSTSVIIFVLTIGYISIKSKNNALNNAINIADSYAKEYANMTKANINVDMDIARAMAQAFKGYKNISPDIRMNIYNDILINIAKENNNFLSVWTNWELIAIDSTWDKPFGRARFTVYRDRNNNIIFYSDTLNRSGDVVTGAYYGMKISKLETIMDPYFFSYTKRKEDEILETSVCVPMIDSNEFIGIAGIDLSLDRFVEIIDNIKPIKNSFAYLIANNGAIIAHPNHEFIGKLFSDVLAEEENKFKVTKNINEGKSFSYFRKDILTGHEFYVSYAPIIIGKSVTPWSLGIVLPVNVIMAQAEKSFYIAIIVGLFGLVILTLVIWIIARNISLPLINITNILKLLAKGHIDESTKIHISSKDEIGEIAESVNTLVNGLNSTAQFAKQIGENNLDAEFSLLSDDDILGNSLLEMRKSLKHAEEEENKRKIEDKKQNWITQGIAKFGEILRQTNDNLETLSFNIMSNLIDYIDANQGALYVKNEDDDNNIFYELKSAIAYGRSKILDKKFKPGQGLVGRCAHEKLSIYLLDIPEDYISIKSGLGKSNPKCILLIPIKLNEEIFGVIELASFNKFEEYHIKFVEKLGESIASTISSVKINEKTAKLLEQAQQQSEELSAQEEEMRQNLEELQATQEESTRRETEMNGMVDALNTTVLIMEIDMEGNITTVNDKYLEIYGLPRDKMLGKKHSDFVISAKFDSNMYYKLWDDLKFGKTMKETMYIESHGVEYWLLSTYTPIFDTKGKALKILNISINITESKQQEEEVKLLLEEANNRAQEFSEDQKIMTENLEDIKDAHEKIEEELRKEIEKLKSQKG, from the coding sequence ATGAAGCTTAATACTAAAATGCTTATATCAATATTATCTACTTCTGTAATAATATTCGTTTTAACTATTGGATATATTAGTATTAAATCAAAAAATAATGCTTTAAACAATGCAATAAATATTGCTGATTCTTATGCCAAAGAATATGCAAATATGACAAAAGCTAACATTAATGTTGATATGGATATTGCCAGAGCAATGGCACAGGCATTTAAAGGATATAAAAACATTTCTCCTGACATTAGAATGAATATTTACAATGATATTTTAATAAATATTGCTAAAGAAAATAACAATTTTCTTTCTGTATGGACAAATTGGGAACTTATTGCAATTGACAGTACATGGGACAAACCGTTTGGAAGGGCAAGGTTTACAGTTTACAGAGATCGTAACAATAATATTATTTTTTATTCAGATACTTTAAACCGCTCAGGTGATGTTGTTACTGGTGCATATTATGGCATGAAAATATCAAAGCTCGAAACAATTATGGATCCTTATTTTTTCTCATACACAAAACGAAAAGAAGATGAAATTCTTGAAACCAGTGTTTGTGTACCTATGATAGACAGCAATGAGTTTATTGGAATAGCAGGTATTGATCTTTCATTAGACCGATTTGTTGAAATAATCGATAATATAAAACCTATAAAAAACAGTTTTGCATATTTAATTGCAAATAATGGAGCTATAATAGCCCATCCTAATCATGAATTTATAGGAAAGTTGTTTTCTGATGTACTTGCCGAAGAAGAAAACAAATTTAAGGTTACTAAAAATATAAATGAAGGAAAATCTTTTTCCTATTTTAGAAAAGATATTTTAACCGGTCATGAATTTTACGTTTCATATGCTCCTATTATTATTGGTAAATCAGTAACACCATGGTCGCTTGGAATAGTACTTCCTGTTAATGTTATAATGGCACAAGCAGAAAAAAGTTTTTACATTGCAATTATTGTTGGATTATTTGGATTAGTAATATTAACATTAGTTATTTGGATTATTGCCCGAAATATATCTCTACCGCTCATAAATATTACCAATATTTTAAAATTACTTGCAAAAGGTCATATTGATGAATCAACTAAAATCCATATTTCTTCAAAAGATGAAATAGGTGAGATAGCTGAATCTGTAAATACTCTAGTTAATGGTTTAAATAGCACTGCCCAGTTTGCTAAACAAATTGGAGAAAACAATTTGGATGCTGAATTTTCACTTCTTAGTGATGATGACATTCTCGGAAATTCTCTTTTAGAAATGAGAAAAAGTCTTAAACACGCTGAAGAAGAAGAAAATAAAAGAAAAATTGAAGATAAAAAACAAAATTGGATAACACAAGGAATTGCCAAGTTTGGGGAAATTCTTAGACAAACCAATGACAATTTAGAAACACTTTCATTTAATATAATGAGCAATTTAATTGATTATATTGATGCTAATCAAGGTGCTTTGTATGTTAAAAACGAAGATGATGATAATAATATTTTTTATGAACTAAAATCTGCTATTGCATATGGAAGAAGCAAAATTTTAGATAAAAAATTCAAACCCGGACAAGGACTTGTTGGCAGATGTGCTCATGAAAAACTTAGTATATATTTGTTAGATATTCCCGAAGATTATATCAGCATAAAATCGGGACTTGGCAAATCAAACCCAAAATGCATTTTATTAATTCCTATTAAATTGAACGAAGAAATATTTGGTGTAATTGAATTAGCTTCATTTAATAAATTCGAAGAATATCATATTAAATTTGTAGAAAAACTTGGTGAAAGTATTGCTTCAACAATTTCAAGCGTTAAAATAAATGAAAAAACAGCAAAACTTTTAGAACAAGCTCAACAACAAAGCGAAGAACTATCTGCCCAGGAAGAAGAAATGCGTCAAAATCTTGAAGAGCTGCAAGCAACACAAGAGGAATCAACAAGAAGAGAAACAGAAATGAATGGAATGGTTGATGCGTTAAATACTACAGTTTTAATTATGGAAATTGATATGGAGGGCAATATAACAACTGTGAATGATAAATATCTTGAAATTTATGGATTACCAAGAGATAAAATGTTAGGAAAAAAACATTCCGATTTTGTTATTTCCGCAAAATTTGATTCAAACATGTATTATAAATTGTGGGATGATCTAAAGTTTGGTAAAACAATGAAAGAAACTATGTATATTGAATCTCATGGTGTTGAGTATTGGCTCTTATCAACATATACACCAATTTTTGATACAAAAGGTAAAGCTCTTAAAATACTCAATATTTCAATAAATATTACTGAAAGTAAACAACAGGAAGAAGAAGTAAAATTATTACTTGAAGAAGCAAATAATAGAGCACAGGAATTTTCTGAAGATCAAAAAATAATGACCGAAAATTTAGAGGATATTAAGGATGCACATGAAAAAATTGAAGAAGAATTAAGAAAAGAAATTGAAAAGCTAAAATCTCAAAAAGGTTAA
- a CDS encoding DUF4249 domain-containing protein, with amino-acid sequence MKKKLYFILVLLIILIACEKTVYIDIPDKGRMITVNSLFNPDSLLKVSVSKSCYIMNNDIQAIENATVEVYENGNLIETLAYLNNGLYKSTTQKPSSGNTYKIKVTVPDMGTVETKSYIPLETNIISIDTASVMRTDIDGYRYEQLEFRVKFKDDANTNNYYLLEPTQIGIYTYDDDYNDTIITDTTQYFMYVESNDPSIVEYLWGKGLLFNDNLFNGNTYEFVFSSEKYFYDTTSIVINLKSISEDYFKYLATYYKHMDANWDPFMEKISVYSNVEGGVGVFGGYSTATDTIVVYGGDDYIK; translated from the coding sequence ATGAAAAAGAAATTATATTTTATATTAGTTTTGTTAATAATTTTAATTGCTTGCGAAAAAACTGTTTATATTGATATTCCTGATAAAGGAAGAATGATAACAGTAAATAGCCTGTTTAACCCTGATAGTTTATTAAAAGTTAGTGTAAGCAAAAGTTGTTATATTATGAATAATGATATTCAGGCAATTGAAAATGCTACAGTTGAGGTTTATGAAAATGGTAATTTAATTGAAACTTTAGCTTATTTGAATAATGGATTATACAAATCAACTACACAAAAACCATCATCAGGAAACACATATAAAATCAAAGTAACAGTTCCTGATATGGGAACAGTTGAAACTAAAAGTTATATACCTCTTGAAACTAATATTATTTCAATTGATACTGCTTCAGTTATGAGAACTGATATTGACGGATACAGGTACGAACAATTGGAATTTAGAGTAAAATTCAAAGATGATGCAAACACAAACAATTATTATCTTTTAGAGCCAACTCAAATAGGTATATACACTTATGATGATGATTATAATGATACTATAATTACAGACACAACACAATATTTTATGTATGTTGAAAGTAATGACCCTTCGATAGTAGAATATTTATGGGGAAAGGGGTTATTATTTAATGATAATTTATTTAATGGAAATACTTATGAGTTTGTTTTTTCGTCAGAAAAATATTTTTATGACACAACATCAATTGTTATTAATTTAAAATCAATAAGTGAAGATTATTTTAAATACCTTGCAACATATTATAAACATATGGATGCAAACTGGGATCCTTTTATGGAAAAAATCAGTGTTTATAGTAATGTTGAAGGTGGAGTAGGTGTGTTTGGCGGATATAGCACAGCTACCGATACGATAGTTGTTTATGGTGGAGATGATTATATTAAATAA
- a CDS encoding TonB-dependent receptor produces the protein MKKSALILCMILNISYLFAQVHTISGFVEDAKSGEKLINTNIYDSKTLKGTISNNYGFYSLTLPEGEIELIYSFIGYPPIKKQINLVKDIKINISLEPSIELQEVTVTDSRVLSEVRSTQMSQIEIPIKTVKNLPVLLGEVDIIKTIQLLPGVQSGSEGASGLYVRGGGPDQNLILLDGVPVYNVNHLFGFFSVFNADAINTISLIKGGFPARYGGRLSSVLDIRMKEGSTKKIKGEGSVGIIAAKLTIEGPIVKDKTSFIVSGRRTYIDILSYPIQYLIAQSEDIDKLRAGYYFYDVNVKINHKFSDKSRLYLSSYMGNDKVYTVVKDKGYNYEEEYKFRLRWGNITSALRWNYILNNKLFSNTTLTYSRFKFLTGLEFLYEENNKKQEFGIEYSSGIYDWAGKIDFDYMPNPNNYIRFGLNNTYHTFNPGVNTFRVISDDSDYDIDTTFGNKNIYANEFYLYAEDDIKLTSKLKSNIGVHYSTFYVKGKLYHSLEPRFSIRYLYNEKLSFKAAVTKMTQYIHLLTNSTLNMPTDLWVPVTDTIKPQRSWQYAAGVVYALTDKIALSIEGFYKNMHNLIEYKEGASYFSTGDNWENKVEIGKGWSYGAEFLIKKDIGKTTGWIGYTLSWSERQFENIGFGKIFPYKYDRRHDISIVITHKFNDNIDVGLTWVYGTGNTTTLGIERYASLEESLEGYFQGGDIEYFENRNGFRMPSYHRLDVGVNFHKEKKWGKRTWSFGLYNAYNRQNPFFLYFAHEYNYRNDQNKKVLKQLSLFPIIPSVSYKFEF, from the coding sequence ATGAAAAAATCAGCATTAATTTTATGTATGATATTGAATATATCATATTTATTTGCTCAGGTTCATACTATTAGTGGTTTTGTAGAGGATGCTAAGTCTGGCGAAAAATTGATAAATACTAATATCTATGATTCAAAAACCTTAAAAGGAACAATCTCGAATAATTACGGGTTTTATAGTTTAACACTTCCCGAAGGCGAAATAGAGTTGATATATTCATTTATTGGTTATCCGCCAATCAAAAAACAAATAAATCTTGTAAAAGATATAAAAATTAATATTTCATTAGAGCCATCAATTGAATTACAAGAAGTTACTGTAACAGATAGCAGAGTATTGTCGGAAGTAAGAAGTACCCAAATGAGCCAAATTGAAATTCCTATTAAAACGGTTAAAAATCTACCTGTTTTACTTGGCGAAGTTGATATTATTAAAACTATTCAATTGTTGCCCGGAGTTCAATCAGGAAGTGAAGGTGCAAGTGGTTTGTATGTAAGGGGAGGAGGTCCCGACCAAAATCTTATATTGTTAGATGGTGTTCCTGTTTATAATGTAAATCACCTTTTCGGATTTTTTTCGGTTTTTAATGCTGATGCTATAAATACTATTAGTCTTATCAAAGGTGGATTTCCTGCAAGATATGGCGGCAGGTTGTCTTCTGTACTTGATATCAGAATGAAAGAAGGGAGTACGAAAAAGATAAAAGGTGAGGGCTCTGTTGGTATAATAGCTGCAAAACTTACTATTGAAGGTCCTATTGTCAAAGACAAAACATCGTTTATTGTATCAGGTCGCAGAACATATATTGATATTTTATCATATCCGATACAATATTTAATAGCACAGTCCGAAGATATTGATAAATTAAGAGCAGGATATTATTTTTATGATGTAAATGTTAAGATAAATCATAAATTTTCAGATAAAAGCAGGCTTTATTTAAGTTCATATATGGGAAATGATAAAGTTTATACAGTTGTTAAAGATAAAGGCTATAATTATGAAGAAGAATATAAATTTAGATTAAGATGGGGAAATATTACATCTGCTTTACGATGGAATTATATATTAAACAATAAATTATTTAGTAATACAACATTAACATATAGTAGATTTAAGTTTTTAACAGGTCTGGAATTTTTATATGAAGAAAATAATAAAAAACAGGAATTCGGTATTGAATATTCATCAGGTATTTATGACTGGGCAGGGAAAATTGATTTTGATTATATGCCTAACCCAAATAATTATATCAGATTTGGACTAAATAATACTTATCATACATTTAATCCCGGAGTTAATACTTTCCGTGTAATTTCTGATGATTCCGACTATGATATTGATACTACTTTCGGAAACAAAAATATTTATGCAAATGAATTTTATTTATATGCAGAAGATGATATTAAATTGACATCTAAATTAAAATCAAATATAGGTGTGCATTATTCAACTTTTTATGTAAAAGGTAAATTATATCATTCGCTTGAACCAAGATTTTCGATTCGTTATTTGTACAATGAAAAATTATCGTTTAAGGCTGCTGTAACTAAAATGACACAATATATCCATTTGCTTACAAACTCAACATTAAATATGCCTACAGACCTCTGGGTTCCTGTTACAGACACCATTAAACCTCAACGTTCATGGCAATATGCTGCTGGTGTGGTTTATGCTTTAACCGATAAAATAGCTTTAAGTATTGAAGGTTTTTATAAAAATATGCATAATTTGATAGAATATAAAGAAGGAGCAAGTTATTTTTCTACCGGAGATAATTGGGAAAATAAAGTTGAAATAGGCAAAGGATGGAGTTATGGAGCAGAATTTCTAATAAAAAAAGATATAGGAAAAACTACAGGATGGATAGGATACACACTATCATGGTCGGAACGGCAATTCGAAAATATTGGTTTCGGTAAAATATTTCCATATAAATATGATAGACGGCACGATATAAGTATTGTAATTACCCATAAATTTAACGATAATATCGATGTAGGTTTAACTTGGGTTTATGGAACCGGAAACACTACAACTCTTGGTATTGAACGATATGCTTCATTAGAAGAATCACTGGAAGGATATTTTCAAGGAGGTGATATTGAATATTTTGAAAACAGAAACGGATTTCGTATGCCTTCATACCACAGGCTTGATGTAGGAGTAAATTTCCATAAAGAAAAAAAATGGGGTAAACGCACATGGAGTTTTGGATTGTATAATGCTTATAATCGTCAAAATCCATTTTTCTTATATTTTGCTCATGAATATAATTACAGAAATGATCAAAACAAGAAAGTGCTGAAACAACTTAGTTTGTTCCCAATAATTCCTTCAGTAAGCTATAAATTTGAATTTTAA
- a CDS encoding TonB-dependent receptor has translation MKRLLFILSIYFCFQLIIFAQGQERNANFEQKIGIIKGIVIDDNTLQPIEYATISLFKKRDSVLTGGTITNQEGIFILDNLQYGRYFIKINFIGYESTVIENIKVTPKTPTVYLNKIKYKPVTHNLQEVTITGNKPIVEYKLDKKVINVEQDMTSVGGTAIDVLKNAPSVTVDMDDKVSIRGSSNITILIDGKKSAFASSSDVLQQISASSINSIEIITNPSAKYDPDGLSGIINVKMKKNKQKGFNLSVSGNAGTSNHFNTSVNANLRITKFNFYTGYDFRNNMKRFSGTTNQVNTISDSVFYLTQIGNKQREILSHTVKAGINYYLNNNNTLSGSVIYRYREYGSSGNTNYLEENQDYKKISLYDVFNNDESNRNSIDVSLDYEKKFDNPEHKLTASATYSENISNTFQTIDYEYDILDDLEIDSVSKQQNYKDDYSKLSSIQTDYVHPFNEFTRFEIGYKSMFNNNDDDYLFENYDALLSNWIMDTITTNHFIYDEQIHSVYSMFSSQLFSFQWMIGVRLEQVYRNSQQKTTNKNFADDYFNYFPTLHISREFNKNNQLQLSYSRRINRPRSRMLNPFINYSNPLFLRQGNPSLMPELIDSYELNYKYRFKKNFLITSLFYKQINDAMSRYRQLIDDNNMLMTYVNIDEKTNYGIEFIGNFNLIKWWKINTNISYFKNIVDATNFEDNSTTNESMNWTARMTNMFSLNKDLSFQVGGNYFSQSATAQGSRGAMYMVDFGARKDFPEKNLSINLRFSDVLNTMRFHFITEGKGFYSDSEFKKLSRVIYIGATYRFNTNPNNGKIKKRNGNKFDLENMMDEMF, from the coding sequence GTGAAAAGATTACTATTTATTTTATCAATTTATTTTTGTTTCCAGCTTATTATTTTTGCACAAGGTCAGGAACGAAATGCAAATTTTGAACAAAAAATCGGCATTATTAAAGGAATAGTTATTGATGATAATACTTTACAGCCTATAGAATATGCCACTATATCACTATTCAAGAAAAGAGACTCTGTTTTAACCGGCGGAACAATAACGAACCAAGAAGGGATATTTATTCTTGATAATTTACAATATGGTCGCTATTTTATTAAGATTAATTTTATTGGCTACGAATCTACAGTAATTGAAAATATTAAAGTTACTCCAAAAACGCCAACAGTTTACTTAAATAAAATTAAATATAAGCCTGTAACACATAATTTACAGGAAGTTACTATTACAGGTAATAAACCTATAGTTGAATATAAATTAGATAAAAAAGTTATTAATGTTGAACAAGACATGACAAGTGTTGGAGGAACAGCAATAGATGTTCTTAAAAATGCTCCATCGGTAACAGTTGATATGGATGATAAAGTGAGTATTAGGGGAAGTTCAAATATTACAATATTGATTGATGGTAAAAAATCGGCATTTGCCAGTAGTTCTGATGTTTTGCAACAAATTTCTGCAAGCTCTATTAATTCCATTGAAATTATTACAAATCCTTCCGCTAAATATGACCCTGATGGATTGTCCGGTATAATAAATGTTAAAATGAAAAAAAATAAACAAAAAGGATTTAATTTATCGGTGTCAGGAAATGCTGGTACCAGCAATCATTTTAATACTTCTGTTAACGCTAATTTGCGAATTACGAAATTCAATTTTTATACAGGATATGATTTTAGAAATAATATGAAGAGATTTTCAGGTACTACTAATCAGGTTAATACAATTTCTGATTCGGTATTTTATTTAACTCAAATTGGAAACAAACAAAGAGAAATTCTTTCGCATACAGTTAAAGCCGGGATTAATTATTATTTGAATAATAACAATACATTATCGGGTTCTGTCATTTATCGTTATAGAGAATACGGTAGCTCAGGAAATACTAATTATCTCGAAGAAAATCAGGACTATAAAAAAATCTCTTTGTATGATGTTTTTAATAATGATGAATCAAACAGAAATTCAATTGACGTTTCATTAGATTATGAAAAGAAATTTGATAATCCAGAACATAAACTAACTGCAAGTGCAACTTATTCTGAGAATATCAGTAATACTTTTCAAACAATAGATTATGAGTATGATATTTTGGATGACTTAGAAATTGATTCAGTATCAAAGCAACAAAATTATAAAGATGATTATAGTAAATTATCTTCCATTCAAACTGACTATGTTCACCCTTTTAATGAGTTTACCCGTTTTGAAATTGGTTATAAAAGTATGTTCAATAATAATGATGATGATTATCTTTTTGAAAATTATGATGCACTACTTAGTAATTGGATAATGGATACTATAACCACCAATCATTTTATTTATGATGAACAAATTCATTCTGTTTATTCAATGTTTTCGAGCCAATTGTTTAGTTTTCAGTGGATGATAGGTGTGCGGCTTGAACAGGTTTATAGAAATTCACAACAAAAAACCACCAACAAAAATTTTGCTGATGATTATTTTAATTATTTTCCAACTTTGCATATTAGCAGGGAATTTAACAAAAATAATCAGTTGCAACTGAGCTATTCAAGAAGAATCAACCGCCCACGTTCGAGAATGCTAAATCCTTTTATAAATTATTCTAATCCGCTCTTTTTGCGACAGGGAAACCCTTCATTAATGCCTGAATTAATTGATTCTTATGAGTTAAATTATAAGTACAGGTTTAAAAAGAATTTTCTTATTACATCATTATTTTACAAACAGATAAATGATGCTATGAGTCGTTACAGACAACTTATTGATGATAATAATATGCTTATGACTTATGTTAATATTGATGAAAAAACTAATTATGGAATTGAATTTATAGGAAATTTTAATTTAATTAAATGGTGGAAAATAAATACAAATATTTCCTATTTTAAAAATATTGTTGATGCTACAAATTTTGAAGATAATTCAACAACTAATGAAAGTATGAACTGGACTGCTCGTATGACTAATATGTTTTCGTTAAATAAAGATTTATCTTTTCAGGTAGGTGGAAATTATTTTTCACAATCAGCAACAGCACAGGGTAGTAGAGGAGCAATGTATATGGTTGATTTTGGAGCAAGGAAAGACTTTCCTGAAAAAAATCTAAGCATTAATTTACGTTTTAGTGATGTTTTAAATACAATGCGTTTTCATTTTATTACCGAAGGAAAAGGATTTTATTCCGATAGTGAGTTTAAAAAACTATCGAGAGTAATTTATATAGGTGCAACATACCGTTTCAACACAAATCCAAATAACGGAAAAATAAAAAAAAGAAATGGTAACAAATTTGATTTGGAAAATATGATGGATGAAATGTTTTAG
- a CDS encoding RNA polymerase sigma factor, giving the protein MTEYSDKELLDIFRDKERSNYAFNLIVRKYTERLYWHIRKIVIGHDDTDDVLQNTFIKVFKGLEKFRADSQLYTWMYRIATNESITFLKQKRRRFFIPMVDVENQLTNSLESDEYFNGDELQLKLQKAILKLPEKQRLVFNMKYFEEMKYEEMSEILNTSVGGLKASYHHAVKKIEKIIQDD; this is encoded by the coding sequence ATGACTGAATATTCAGATAAGGAATTATTAGATATTTTTCGGGATAAGGAAAGAAGTAATTATGCTTTTAACCTGATTGTTAGGAAATATACTGAACGATTATACTGGCATATCAGGAAAATTGTAATAGGTCATGATGATACAGATGATGTTTTACAAAATACTTTCATTAAGGTATTTAAAGGATTGGAAAAGTTCAGAGCAGATTCGCAATTATATACATGGATGTACAGAATTGCAACAAATGAATCAATTACTTTTCTTAAACAAAAACGAAGACGATTCTTTATCCCTATGGTAGATGTTGAAAATCAATTGACAAATTCACTTGAAAGTGATGAGTATTTTAATGGAGATGAATTACAGTTAAAATTACAGAAGGCAATATTAAAATTACCCGAAAAACAAAGATTGGTCTTTAATATGAAATATTTTGAAGAAATGAAATATGAAGAAATGTCCGAAATACTAAATACTTCGGTTGGTGGATTAAAAGCTTCATATCATCATGCAGTAAAAAAAATTGAAAAAATAATACAGGACGATTAA